The segment gctgctctcaAGTCTGATAATCAGCTCCAGGACACTATAGCAcaacagtgaaagtgaaaagtggACTGGTGAAACTAAGGTTGAATTGTTTATGAAGGAACATGCAGCTACGTGTGTGGTGTAAAAATAGCAGTGCACTGCAatgcaacatgaaaacatcaggtGAACCACGGCAGAGGGAGAttcctcttctctgctgtgGACAACTTCTGCGAGAAAATGAGCTCCCACGTTTATCAAGGTGTTTTAGAGGAAAATATCAGGTCGGCTGAGGCTAAGGATGAGAAGTCGGGTGATACATCAGCAGGAAAATGATTGTAAGTACTGATTTAGTTCTCACACAGAAAGACTTGGAACAAATAAAATCACCAGTTGGAAAAGCTCAGTCAGAGCCCACAGCTTAACCCAATAAAGATGTTGTTGATTGACCTCAGAGACTCGTTTACACCAGACACATGAGGCAATTCTGTGGGGAGACAGCTCCATGATTCCTCCTGAACATTGTGCACGTCTGATCCACACATACTGGAAGTGATGGTTTAAGGTTATCGCTGCCAAAGGAAGTCACTACATCTATCGGCACTGTGAATGTCTAATGGATGTGTTTAATAAAGACACACAAGGTCATAACTGTTTTATTAGCTACAGCACATTGTGGCTGCCTTCACTTGTGACTTATTTGAAGATCAGATCTTATTTTACGAGCATTTAAAACCGAATTCCAGATTATACCACAGGGATCATGTTCTATTCTTTCTCTGTAATTTACTGCAACAGACCGTCTGTGCTGCTTTTAAccacatgttttaaaaagacacTCTTGTTTGACACTAGGAGGACATCTGTTTGCTGGGCTACCAGCGTCATGTGTCATCCTGCTCAGGTCCTGCCCCGCTCACGTTAGCCGAGCAGGAGCTCCAGAGGATCAAAATCACCGAGGTGAGAGGTCAACGTGGCACATAGCTTTCTATGtgagctcttttttttctgctgtctTAAATTTGTTTCCTCTAATTGtaacattttgttgtgtttgccttttttttctcagggcCGAGTTAAACAGGTATGTTGACAcgatacatacagtatgtgtatatttaaCTCAGATTTGATGTTAATGAGGACATTAAGAGAGAGAACCCGAATCTGTTagttgtaataaaaatgaaaatacatttgcacCACAGTACAGTGAGGTCCACCTGTATTATCCCATTATGAGCTCTCTGGGTCCTGCTTTAGAGGCTCAtagtgtgtttgcatgctgccccctgcaggtgaAGACAGATATCAGCGTGGAGACAAAGCACCAGACACTTCAGGGCCTCGCTTTCCCTCTGCAGGAGACAGCCAGAAGAGCCCTGCAGCAACTGGcccaaaaaaacatcaactaCATACAACTGGTCAGCCTGAGGACATgagatatatctatatatatagatatatatatagatatatatagatatatagaaaAACAGAGGCCCTGTTCTGCTGAGATCAGTTTGGTGTTGATTTACTACTTGTCTACTGTTTATTCATTGTGTTGCAGAGGTTGGACGTAGAGAAGGAGATCATCGAGCTGGTCCATTCCAACCCGACAGAAACTCGAGATCTGCCCAGCAGAGTTCCCAAAGACACTCCCAGATATCACTTCTTCCTCTACAAACACTCCCACGAAGGAGACTACCTGGAATCTGTCGGTATGTGCGTCCGAACGCCTCAACTGTCGACCCTGAGAGACACTGTTGATTCTTAACTGTTTTGACCAGAGACCCCTTTAAGATTTGACATGTAAAAAAATCATGAATAAGCTTAAAATGCTTAAAGACGGCCCAGTTTCCAGGTATCCGGACTTTCACaagaaaaaatctaaatccaGACACAAGTCGGAGAAAAAAGAATCACTTTTTTTACTCCATAATTCATCCTGGTGCCTCGATGAGGATGTTGCCTCCAGGTTTCTAACAGCTGATCTAAATCAACTGTAAATATTTACTCCTAATTCTTGGAAATCTGATCTTGGAAATCTATTCTCTTTCTTGGTCTGCAGTGTTCATATACTCCATGCCAGGGTACAGCTGCAGCATCAAGGAGCGAATGCTGTATTCCAGCTGCAAGAGTCGACTACTGGAGGATGTGGAGAAAGATTACCAGTTGGAAATTGCTAAAAAGGTACCTgatggatagatggagagaAAATTGGATAACACAGGCTCATACGGGATCACAGCTGCCACTGAGGACACTGAGGTTTTGTGTTCTCTGGATTTTATTTCTTAGAAACTATTTTTGTGGCAGTTTCCAGTATTTCACATAAAATAATGCATATTTGAAATACTTCCCAGAATAAACACATAAAGGATAATTAGTGTTTCTACACCAGCATTGTGTTGTCAGCAGTGTGTAGATCCTCTGACACAGGATTCAGTTGTTTAGTATCACCGCCAaggatgttttcatctgtttgaaTAAGtaagcagcattacacaaaaacaacttgataGATTACCACGAAATTCAGTGGAAGAATGTGGTataggtcaggaaagaacccattacattctgttgtggatctggatcagggggtggatccaggatttattttttcattttctttaacgtAGCCAGATAAGGAATCTTTCAACATTTTACAAgggaataaaatatgatgtctTGATGAAACCAATCTGGTATGTTTAGGGAACGGATATTTACGAGttattttgtaatttggtgcaCCTCGACCAAAATtgactgagtgccattctagtgttTCAAGATAGagtttaaaggaaataaaattgAACTATGAACTTAATAAAAGtgtgaaacatttcaaaatTGGGGAGAAAAAACAAGGGTGCATTTAGGGTGGACTTGAATTCATGGCAAAAAAATGTTGGTTACCTGGTTGTATACAGACCCAAACATACACAATCTCATCACGATGACTAAATGTGACAGTTGTTTACGTTCTTTAACAAACACTGTTCTCACTACATTTTTCAActcctgcttctttttttcttctcgcAGTTAGAGATTGATAATGGAGATGAACTGACGGAGGACTTCCTGTACGACGAGGTCCATCCTAAGCAACATGCCCACAAACAGGCCTTTGCTAAGCCCCGCGGTCCGGCAGGGAAAAGGGGACACAAACGTCTCATTAAGGGGACAGTGCAGTCCATGCAGAGCAGCTAGATGTGGACGAAGCCTCTCCTCCCATGTTGTGCCTGTAGCTCCGATCATTTCGTCCCCAAACCCACTAACACTCCCATCACGCCCATGGGGTGAGCACGCTGATAGATTTCCTCTTTGTGTCCTGAATTGCAATATACacaacaaatatgtttttaatggaaatgtctctctctgtgtttctgtttctcttttctgtttatgATGATATTCCTccgtaaaataaaacaacaaaatgatgaTATACTTGCCTCACACTCAGTAGAGCagatacctccaccaaggcccctCTCCAGGCCAAAAGTTGTTACAGAGGCTGAAAGAAGTCCTGTCAACCAGTTTTGTGGATTTGCAACAAACTTTACACAAGCGTATATCAGTGCTCTAAATAACCCTGACTTTCTTCCTCAAGATTGATTTAATAAAgatcaagatccatgcattattcTCGGGAAAATCGGGGGCAAATGTCACAAAACGTCTTATCTCTGGAATCGGCCTTTTTGTCcggatctgtaccaaatttgagTGGTTTCTTTCTTGGATCCATTTGTCCTCCAAGTTTCGTGAAAATCTGTTCCccagtttttgcgtaatcctgcttacaaaccaacaaacaaacagagaggggtgaaaacaaaaagtccttgttggaggtaacaatatgaataaaacatcaaagaAAGCATGTGTTGATGACCTCCTATTTGTAAAAGAGTCCGATTATGCAGTGATGGAGATACTCCTCTGTCTTCCATATTGTTATTAAACATACATATGTCGTTTACACTGTTACTGCTGACGTGTACATTCTTCAGATGTTGCAGTCCCTGTTTTGTATCAACAATGTTtgtaagaaaaatacaatatgaaaGGAAACTCGAAATAAAACCTTGTTTCTACTGTGGTATTAGACTTTCTCAGTACcgattcatctttttttatctggCATGTGGTGTGTGAAACATGGGGATGCTTCCTGTGAAATGACGGTAAATACTCCTCATGGTTAGGCTGGTGCTGTGGCAGGCCTGTTGTGTTGAGATAAAAACGTTCAGATCCCCAATACTGCATTTGCCCTCACGGCGATGACACACAGGGAGGGCTGCAGCGTCTGAAAGGCTGCAGTGTGTGGATTTAACCCTATGCGCCTATACTCTGTGTGCTCCACAGGACAAATCTGCGACCACGGCTGCGTCATCAAGTGTAAACAAAATGAGATTTCTCGGTTTACAAGCTTGATTTCCATAAACACTTTGAATGGACGGCCACTGGCTCACTACAGTCAGGAGGATTCCGTGAACGTCTGTAACGAATTTAGAAGCGATTCGAATGGATTATTGTCGAGATCTTTCAGATTGGTGCAAAGTGGTGGAGGCCAAAATTGTTATGCTACAAAGTCATGCTGCTAGCATTTCTAAAATCATTATTACATCTGCAACATTATGTCCATGATCATACTTTAGGTTTAAATATCACCAACCCAGAATTGCATGAATGCACAGACCTTTAAAgggaaaacaacacatttgagactatttttcagattttgccAGTTAAATCAAATTCTGCATTTAGGCACAGCCTTACTCAGCAGATATTACCAGGCCTGATAACAAAGCTCTGCCTTTGAATAAATGTCTCTCTCCAACATACAATGGATCAACTTATGCTTCTGATTCCAGGCAGTGCAAGTTTTTCTCAGAAGCTTCAGGAAAttccgttttttttcttctccccaaCCTTCGAAGAAAACAGCAGTTACTCACTGGATCCCAAACTTCATTTCACTTACTGATTCTTGGTAAGTTCTGGGTATGCAGTGTGTTCACACAGGCCGAGTTAATTATAGTCAGGCTGTCAGCGTGCAGATATGTGGTGTTGATTTCTGCAGCCGACCGACGTTGCGGTGCTGCCCCCCAGTGCAGGATGCAAATGAAGGAGTTATTACATATTTGCacaaagagagtgaaaaaacGTTGGGGACTATCTTGGAAAATGCGACAAACAATGGCTCAAATATCTTCATACATTAAAAACAGTCAATATACAGAATGTTCTACAATGAAGTTACAATAATAGCTTGTTTCAgaagtttgtttttgtcctgattcttgtttttatttgtgacaattttaaaaagttcatCATGTGTGATGACTCAGCTGCAGCTGATGTGAGGCtttgttcaaacaaacactggtCCACTCACTTTTTCCTGAGATGATGAACAAAAAACGAAATAACAAGAATTTATAGGTGAGGTCAAAACATCTAAAAACAAATGCTGGGATGGATAGAAAAAAATCCAGTTTAAAGTGTTGTTTAGGTGAGTGTCTTCTAGTCATGAGCAATAGTTCA is part of the Hippoglossus hippoglossus isolate fHipHip1 chromosome 5, fHipHip1.pri, whole genome shotgun sequence genome and harbors:
- the LOC117761394 gene encoding twinfilin-2; the encoded protein is MFLALVVTPELREFLARARGGAVRLIKVRIRDEQLVLGACREPDQSWDLDYDHFLLPLLDDQEPCYILYRLDSQNAQGYEWIFISWSPDQSPVKQKMLYAATRATVKKELGGGHVKYEMFGTAEEDICLLGYQRHVSSCSGPAPLTLAEQELQRIKITEGRVKQVKTDISVETKHQTLQGLAFPLQETARRALQQLAQKNINYIQLRLDVEKEIIELVHSNPTETRDLPSRVPKDTPRYHFFLYKHSHEGDYLESVVFIYSMPGYSCSIKERMLYSSCKSRLLEDVEKDYQLEIAKKLEIDNGDELTEDFLYDEVHPKQHAHKQAFAKPRGPAGKRGHKRLIKGTVQSMQSS